Genomic DNA from Vreelandella subglaciescola:
TCCGGACAGCCGGCGCATGCTGCGCGTTACCATCGAAGACGCCATGGCGGCCGACATGATGTTCAATACCCTAATGGGCGATGAGGTCGAGCCGCGGCGTAACTTTATCGAGTCCAACGCGCTGGTCGCGAACCTGGACGTATAGAGCTGACGCGCTGGGACTGGAAGAATGTTTCACGTGAAACATTAATTCCTCAGTTCGTATAAACAGCCCGCATAAACAGCTTGGGATGAGCCCCGAAGCAAAAGCGCCGCTTTCATAGCGGCGCTTTTTTTATGCCAATAACCAATCGGCAAACGCGGCAAGATCGTCAAACACGGGAGTGTCCTCAGCGTATTGGCGTTTTTCTTCGGTGCGGCTGCCTTTGCCAGTGCGCACTAGCACCGATCGACAGCCGGCGGTTTCGCTGGCCTGAAGGTCGCGTAGGCTATCACCGACCATCCAGCTGCCTGAAAGCGTGGGTAGCGCCAACGCATCCTGTATTTGGTAAAGCAGGCCCGGCAGCGGTTTGCGGCAGTCGCAGCCGTCTTCGGGGCCGTGGGGGCAGTAGGCAATGCCGCTTAGCTGCCCGCCGGCGTTCTCGACCAGTTCAGTTAAGTGTGCGTGCATTTGCTCGAGCGCCGCGTCGTTGAAGTAGCCCCGTGCGATACCCGACTGGTTGGTGGCTATCGCCACGGCGTAGCCGGCGCGCGATAGCCGCGCGATAGCGGCTATCGCGCTGGGGTAGGGGATGAACTCGGCCAGCGATTTCACGTAGGCGTCGGAGTCGTGGTTGATCACGCCGTCGCGGTCGAGAACGATAAGACGGTCGGGGCAGGCTGAAGAGTGGGGCGGTGGAGCGTCAGGATTCTGTGTCATAAAAAGGAAGCATCCAAAAGTGTTTCACGTGAAACATGATGTCGAAAAACAAAAAAGCCCGGCATAACGCCGGGCTTACTGTTGGGTGTGTCGTCAGGCTTTTGCCCGGTGGCAACGACTACTGCGGCAGTTCGGAGATATCGGCGACTTCGAGGAACAGCGCCTGAAGGTTTGCCAGCAGCGCCAGACGGTTGTGGCGTACGGCGTCATCGTCGGCCATCACCATAACCTGATCAAAGAAGTTGTCGACCGGCTCGCGCAGCGTCGCCAGCGCGTCCAGCGCTTCCATATAGTGGCCGCTGGCCAGCAGCGGGGCAACGCTTTCGCGGCGGTTACCCAGCGCCTGATACAGCGTTTTTTCGGCGTCTTCGCCGAGCAGCTCAGCGTTGACCAGAGTCGAGCCATCGTGCTCCTGCTTGGCCAGAATGTTGGACACGCGCTTGTTGGCAGCGGCCAACGCAGCGGCTTCGTCGCGCTGGGCGAATGCCTTGACGGCCTGCAGGCGGCGGGCAAAATCCAGCGGCTTGGTCACTGGGCGTTTGCGCACGGCCAGATACATCTCGGCGCTGATGCCGTCGTCCTGCCCCCAGGAGCGGAAACGGTCGAGCATGTAGGTGAGCACGTCGTCGACCAGCGTATCGGCCTTGGGCAGGTTGCTGTGCTGTTCGGTGGCCAGGGTCAACAGCTCGCGCAGGTCGAGATCCAACTCGCCCTTGACCAGCGTGTTGATCACCGCGATGGACGCACGGCGCAGGGCAAACGGATCCTTGGCGCCGGTGGGGCGCTGGCCGATGCCGAAAATGCCCGTCAGCGTATCCAGCCGGTCGGCCAGTGCCAGCGCTTTGCCGGTGGGCGTTTGCGCAATGGCATCGCTGGCAAAACGTGGCAGGTACTGCTCTTCCAGCGCCACGGCGACGCTTTCCGCCTCGCCGTCCCGGGCGGCGTAGTAGCGGCCCATGATGCCCTGCAGCTCGGCAAACTCCTGCACCATTTCGGTGACCAGGTCGCACTTGGCCAGCTGCGTGGCGCGCTTGGCGTGGGCCACGTCGCCGCCGATTTTCTCAGCGATAAACGAGGCTACCGCTGCGCTGCGGCGTGCCTTATCGGCAAGCGTGCCCAGCTTGTGCTGAAACACCATGTCGTTTAGCGCGGGCAGGCGGCTAGCCAGCGTGCGCTTGCGGTCGGTGTCGAAAAAGAATACCGCATCGGCCAGGCGCGGGCGGATGACTTTCTCGTTGCCGGCAATCACCTGATCGGGATCCTGGCTTTCGATGTTGGCCACGGTAATGAACAGCGGCTCGAGCTTGCCGTTTTCATCAAGCAGGTGGAAGTACTTCTGGTTGGCCTTCATTGAAGAAATCAGGCATTCCGCCGGCACCTCAAGAAAACGCGGATCGAAGCTGCCGGTTAGCGCTACCGGCCACTCGACCAGGCCGCTGACTTCGGTCAAAAGGGCCTCGTCGATCACCGCGGTGGCCTCATTCACTTCGGCCTCGGCCAGCACCTGCTCGCGGATGCGCTCGCGGCGGCGCTGGCGGTCGGCCAGCACGTAGGCGTTTTCAAGCGCGCGCAGATAGTCGTCAGCGTGCTCAAGCGCAATGGCATCGGGGGCGTGAAAACGGTGGCCATAGGTGGTGCGGCCGGCCGTTAGCCCCAGCGCTTGGGCGGGGACAACGTCGCGGCCGTAAAGCGCCACCAGCCAGTGGACGGGGCGAGAAAACTCGATGCGTGAGTCGCCCCAACGCATGTACTTGGGCACCGGCAGCGCGGCGATGGCTTTATCGAGAATCTCGGGCAGCAGCGCATTGATGCTCTCGCCAGTCTGCTGCTCGCGAAAGCCCAGCCAGGTGCCCTTGGCGGTGTCCAGCTCAATCAGCGCCTCGACGCTTACGCCACAGGAGCGGGCGAAGCCTTCGGCGGCTTTGGTCGGCGCGCCGTCCTTGTAAGCGGCGGCGAGGGCCGGGCCGCGGCGCTCAACCTCGCGGTCGGGCTGCTTGGCGGCAAGCTCGGTGACCTGCACTGCCAGCCGGCGCGGTGAAGCCAGCGCAATCACCTCGGCAAAGGGGATGTCGGCGGCTTCCAGGCCGCGTTTGATGCCGTCGGCAAAGGCGTCCGACAGCGCATCAAGGGCGATCGGCGGCAGCTCTTCGGTGCCCAGTTCGAGCAACAGCGTATCAACGGTCATTATACGTCTCCCTGATCGGCCAAGAGTTCGGTGCGCAGCGCCTCGGGCGCCAGCGGGAAGCCCGCGGCGCGGCGCGAGGCTAAATACGCGCTGGCCACGTTGCGGGCCAGGGTGCGCACACGCAGGATGAAGCGCTGGCGTTCGGTGACCGAGATCGCATGGCGGGCATCCAGCAGGTTGAAGGTGTGCGAGGCCTTGAGCACCTGCTCGTAGGCGGGTAGCGGCAGCTCGACCTCGAGCAGCCGGGTGCACTCGCCTTCCTGATGGTCAAAGGCTTTGAACAGGTAGTCGACGTCGGCGTGCTCGAAGTTGTAGGTGGACTGCTCGCGCTCGTTTTGCAGGTAAACGTCGCCGTAGGTCACCTTGCTGCCGTCGGGAGCCACCGCCCAGACCAGGTCGTAGACGCTATCGACGTCCTGCAGGTACATGGCGATGCGCTCAAGGCCGTAGGTCAGCTCGCCGGTCACGGGGTAGCATTCAATCCCGCCTGCCTGCTGAAAGTAGGTAAACTGGGTGACTTCCATGCCGTTGAGCCAGATTTCCCAACCCAGGCCCCAGGCCCCCAGCGTGGGCGATTCCCAGTTGTCTTCGACAAAGCGCACGTCGTGGACCAGCGGGTCGAGCCCCAGGTGCTCCAGCGAGCCCAGGTATAAATCCTGAAAATGGCTGGGTGAAGGCTTCATGACCACCTGAAACTGGTAGTAGTGCTGCAGGCGGTTGGGGTTCTCGCCGTAGCGGCCGTCGGTGGGGCGGCGCGACGGCTGGACGTAGGCGGCATTCCAGCTTTCCGGGCCGATGGAGCGCAGGAAGGTGGCGGGGTGGAAGGTCCCCGCGCCGACTTCCATATCCAGCGGCTGGAGCACGACGCAGCCCTGCTCGGCCCAATATTGCTGCAGGGCAAGGATTAAGCCTTGAAACGTCGACACGTCGGGTGTCGAGCCATTGGTTGAAACACTCATCGAAGCACACCGTTGACCATGAATTAAGAGGGCGTCAAGTATACAATTCATGGCAGAGGGGATATAGGCGCACGGCTTTAATGCCGCTACATAACGAGGAGACCGCATGATTGTCGTCACAGGCGGCGCCGGGTTTATCGGTGCCAATATTGTAAAAGCGCTCAACGCGCGCGGGCGTACCGACATCATGGTGGTGGATGACCTGCGCGACGGCACCAAGTTCGTCAACCTGGCCGACTGCACGCTGGCCGACTACCGCGACAAGGACGACTTTATAAAAAGCGTTGAGGCAGCGCTGCGCGGCGAGCCGCATGATTTGCCGAGCATCGAGGCGGTGTTTCACGAAGGCGCCTGCTCGGATACCACCGAGTGGGACGGGCGCTTCATGCTGCAAAACAACTACGCCTACTCCAAGACGCTGCTGAACTACTGCGACCACCACGGCATTGCCTTTTTGTACGCGTCGTCGGCGGCCACCTACGGCGGCAGCAGCGTGTTCAAGGAGGCCCCCGAATTTGAAAAGCCGCTCAACGTTTACGGCTACTCCAAGCTTTTGTTTGACCAGCACGTGCGCCAGCGCTGGCACGATTTGACCACCCAGGTGGTGGGCTTTCGCTACTTCAACGTCTACGGCCCGCGCGAGCAGCACAAGGACAAGATGGCAAGCGTGGCCTACCACAACCACCGGCAGGTGCGTAACGGCGAAAACCTCAAGCTGTTTGGCGCCTACGACGGCTATGAAGCGGGGATGCAAAGCCGCGATTTCGTCTACGTGGGTGACGTGGTGGACGTCAACCTGTGGTTTCTGGACCACCCCGAGCGCTCGGGCATCTTCAACCTGGGCACCGGCCGGGCCGAGCCGTTCAAGGCCATTGGCGAGGCGGTCACGGACTTTTACGGGCGCGGCCAGATCGACTACATCGACTTCCCCGACGAGCTCAAAGGCCGTTACCAGAGTTACACCCGGGCGGATATCGAACACCTGCGCGAGACGGGCTGCGACGTGGAGTTCAAGACCGTGGCCGAAGGCGTCAAGGCATACCTGGAGTGGCTGAATGGCTGATACGGCAAAGCGCCTGCTGGTGGTTGGCCCCTCCTGGGTGGGCGACATGGTGATGGCACAAAGCCTGTTCATCACGCTGAAAAAGCGTTATCCCGGCGCCACCATTGGGGTGGTGGCGCCGGCGTGGTCAGAGCCCATCCTGGCGCGCATGCCCGAAGTCGACGAAGTGCTGACGCTGGCCGTGGGCCACGGCGAGTTTGGCTGGGGGGAACGGCTCGCGCTGGCGCGGCGCATTAAGGGGCGTTTTGACCGCGCGATTGTGCTGCCGCGCTCGTGGAAGTCCGCACTGGTACCGTTTTTGGCGCGTATCCCTGAACGGGTAGGATTTCTGGGCGAGCAGCGCTACGGTCTTTTAACCGAGCGCCGGACGTTGGATAAAAGCGTGCTCGACCAAACGGTCAAGCGTTTTGTCTCGTTGGGATTGCCCGCGGATGAAGCGGCTAGCGGCGCTTTTGAGCTTCCTACGCCGCGCCTTGAGGTCGGCGGGGATGCTCAGGTCAGTCGTCTTTGCCAACGCTTGGGGCTGTCTGCGCGCCCGGCCATCGGCATGATGCCCGGTGCGGAGTTTGGGCCGGCCAAGCAGTGGCCGCTGAGCTACTTTCACGAGCTGGCCGCGCGGCTGATCGAAGACGGCTTTGAGGTGCGCATCTTCGGCGGGCCCAAGGATCACCCGGCGGGCGAAGAGATTGTTGCAACGCTTACGCACGCGCATAACCTGTGCGGGGCAACCTCGCTTGCCGACGCGGTAGACCTGCTGGCCGACTGCGGCCAGGTGGTGACCAACGACTCCGGCCTGATGCACGTGGCGGCCGCCGTGGGCACCCGGGTGCAGGCGATTTACGGCTCCTCAACGCCGGCCTACACGCCGCCGCTAACCGATAACGCGCACATTCACTATCTGGCGCTTTGGTGCTCGCCGTGCTTCCAGCGCGTCTGCCCGCTGGGGCATACCAACTGCCTGAAGCACTTAAGCGCCGAGCGGGTTTACCGAGCGGTGATCGAGGACGCCGCCAACGAGGCGGTGATAACACCGATAGGCGGTACTGCCGAGTAACGGCTAGTCGCGCAGTGGGGCTTGATTCTCGCGGCGCTGGGGTGCCAGGCCTTCCCACAGCCGGTGCTGCAGCGCGTTGTCTTCAAGCAGCCGGGCGTTGATTTTTTCTTTGCCGTAGCGCTCGAGCAGCGTACTCGTGGAGTTTTCCAGCAGCGACACGCCCAGCCCCGCTTTATGCTGGCGGGGCGGGTAGCCCATGGCGTCAAGAATCGTGGGAAACAGATCAACGATGGACGCGCGACGCGAAATGCGCCGAGGTTCAAGGCCGTTGCCCAGCAGCATCAGGGTGTTTTCCCGGGGCAGGCTGGTAAGCTCATCCCATACCGACACGCGCATGGCAAGATGGTCGCTTGCCACAACGACCAGGGTGTTATCCAACAGCCCGTCGTCCTCCAGCCGTTCGACCAGGTTGCGGGCCAGCCAGGCCGAACATTTCACCGAGTAGAGGATGTCTTTGCCGTCCCATTCGCCCTGGCGCTCGCGGCAGCTCTGGGCAGGAAAACCGGTCGGGGCGTGACCGGCAAGGCTGATGTTGACCACGCCCCAGGGGCCGTCACCTGCGGCCTCCAGGCGCTTGATT
This window encodes:
- the glyS gene encoding glycine--tRNA ligase subunit beta, which codes for MTVDTLLLELGTEELPPIALDALSDAFADGIKRGLEAADIPFAEVIALASPRRLAVQVTELAAKQPDREVERRGPALAAAYKDGAPTKAAEGFARSCGVSVEALIELDTAKGTWLGFREQQTGESINALLPEILDKAIAALPVPKYMRWGDSRIEFSRPVHWLVALYGRDVVPAQALGLTAGRTTYGHRFHAPDAIALEHADDYLRALENAYVLADRQRRRERIREQVLAEAEVNEATAVIDEALLTEVSGLVEWPVALTGSFDPRFLEVPAECLISSMKANQKYFHLLDENGKLEPLFITVANIESQDPDQVIAGNEKVIRPRLADAVFFFDTDRKRTLASRLPALNDMVFQHKLGTLADKARRSAAVASFIAEKIGGDVAHAKRATQLAKCDLVTEMVQEFAELQGIMGRYYAARDGEAESVAVALEEQYLPRFASDAIAQTPTGKALALADRLDTLTGIFGIGQRPTGAKDPFALRRASIAVINTLVKGELDLDLRELLTLATEQHSNLPKADTLVDDVLTYMLDRFRSWGQDDGISAEMYLAVRKRPVTKPLDFARRLQAVKAFAQRDEAAALAAANKRVSNILAKQEHDGSTLVNAELLGEDAEKTLYQALGNRRESVAPLLASGHYMEALDALATLREPVDNFFDQVMVMADDDAVRHNRLALLANLQALFLEVADISELPQ
- the gmhB gene encoding D-glycero-beta-D-manno-heptose 1,7-bisphosphate 7-phosphatase, whose amino-acid sequence is MTQNPDAPPPHSSACPDRLIVLDRDGVINHDSDAYVKSLAEFIPYPSAIAAIARLSRAGYAVAIATNQSGIARGYFNDAALEQMHAHLTELVENAGGQLSGIAYCPHGPEDGCDCRKPLPGLLYQIQDALALPTLSGSWMVGDSLRDLQASETAGCRSVLVRTGKGSRTEEKRQYAEDTPVFDDLAAFADWLLA
- the rfaD gene encoding ADP-glyceromanno-heptose 6-epimerase is translated as MIVVTGGAGFIGANIVKALNARGRTDIMVVDDLRDGTKFVNLADCTLADYRDKDDFIKSVEAALRGEPHDLPSIEAVFHEGACSDTTEWDGRFMLQNNYAYSKTLLNYCDHHGIAFLYASSAATYGGSSVFKEAPEFEKPLNVYGYSKLLFDQHVRQRWHDLTTQVVGFRYFNVYGPREQHKDKMASVAYHNHRQVRNGENLKLFGAYDGYEAGMQSRDFVYVGDVVDVNLWFLDHPERSGIFNLGTGRAEPFKAIGEAVTDFYGRGQIDYIDFPDELKGRYQSYTRADIEHLRETGCDVEFKTVAEGVKAYLEWLNG
- the waaF gene encoding lipopolysaccharide heptosyltransferase II → MADTAKRLLVVGPSWVGDMVMAQSLFITLKKRYPGATIGVVAPAWSEPILARMPEVDEVLTLAVGHGEFGWGERLALARRIKGRFDRAIVLPRSWKSALVPFLARIPERVGFLGEQRYGLLTERRTLDKSVLDQTVKRFVSLGLPADEAASGAFELPTPRLEVGGDAQVSRLCQRLGLSARPAIGMMPGAEFGPAKQWPLSYFHELAARLIEDGFEVRIFGGPKDHPAGEEIVATLTHAHNLCGATSLADAVDLLADCGQVVTNDSGLMHVAAAVGTRVQAIYGSSTPAYTPPLTDNAHIHYLALWCSPCFQRVCPLGHTNCLKHLSAERVYRAVIEDAANEAVITPIGGTAE
- the glyQ gene encoding glycine--tRNA ligase subunit alpha, whose amino-acid sequence is MSVSTNGSTPDVSTFQGLILALQQYWAEQGCVVLQPLDMEVGAGTFHPATFLRSIGPESWNAAYVQPSRRPTDGRYGENPNRLQHYYQFQVVMKPSPSHFQDLYLGSLEHLGLDPLVHDVRFVEDNWESPTLGAWGLGWEIWLNGMEVTQFTYFQQAGGIECYPVTGELTYGLERIAMYLQDVDSVYDLVWAVAPDGSKVTYGDVYLQNEREQSTYNFEHADVDYLFKAFDHQEGECTRLLEVELPLPAYEQVLKASHTFNLLDARHAISVTERQRFILRVRTLARNVASAYLASRRAAGFPLAPEALRTELLADQGDV